Sequence from the Cloacibacillus sp. genome:
CAGCCAGTAGCGCAGATAGAGCATCGAGGCCGCCGCGAATACCGCGAGGCCCATGACGCGGAAGGTGTTGCTGACCCCCAGATATGGCGAGAAACAGCCGTAAACGAGGGGGCTTATCATCCAGCCGGAGTCGATGACGAGCAGCACAAGTCCCGTAGCCTTAGGATGATAGGCGGCGGGCAGCATATCGCCGACAAGCGCGAGATCCGTGGGAAAGCCGATCCCGATCCCAACGCCGAATAAGAGCCCAAAGAGTACGAACATTGAGGACGTCGAGCTGAAAGACAACCCCAGCAGCGCGAATCCCATCAGCGCCGCCGCGGGCGCGGCTAGCCTCACGCGCGGGATACCCGCGATCAGCCGGAAACCCACCGTGCGGATGAGCACCGCCGCAAAGGCGCTGGCGATCATAAAATAAGAGACGGAGACCGACCTGGCGTTCGCGAGCGAGGCCATAGAGATCATCATCGCGTCGGCCAGCGACATCGTGGCGGCGGTAAAGAGCAGCGCCTTGACCCCCTTGACCTTAAAGAGATCGGAATAACGCCCCCACTGCTTCTCGGCCTTGCCAGAATAGCTGAGGTCCTTCACAAAGCAGCTCACCGCCGCGCAGGCCAGCGCCGTCAGCGCGGGAAACCAAATATAAAGCTCGTTGAAATTATGATGCAGGAGCCATTCGCTAAAAGGGACGACCGTCGCCAGCGGCAGCATCGAACCGGTGGTAAAGAGCGCGAAACCGATGCCGCGCGACCTCTCGTCCAGCAGGATAGACTGCGCGGCCACCGTCGCCACCACAAATACGCTGACGCTGACGCCGAGCATCGCGCGGAAAAAGAGCAGCAGAAGCGGACTGTTCAGCGAAAGGGCGATCCCCGCCGCCATCGCGACGCAGAGAAGCGAACTGCCGATCAGCGAACGCCGGATATCGAGCCGCTCCATCACCACGCTGCCGATGGGGCGGCAAAGCAGCATGACCATATAAAAGATACTCAGAAAAAGCCCTACGGCCTGGGGAGAGGCCCCCATCCGCTCATAAAAGGGGCCGAACAGGAAATAAATATTCGTGACGCAGGTGATGCCGTAATATGCCAGGAAAATCAGAAATATCTGGCGGTTGTCCTTCATATTCTCTCCTCCTGCCTTCAAAAAAGGCGCCCTCCGCAAGAGGGCGCCTGAAAACACTTCGTAAACGGGGCTACTCTTCCTCTTCTTTGCGCTCCTGGGCCGCCTGTTCGATGACCTTCTTCGCGATATCGCCGGGGACCTCTTCATAATGGCTGTACTCCATCGAGAAGGAGCCGCGTCCCGAAGTCATCGAGCGGAGGATGATCGCGTAGCGGAACATCTCCGAAAGCGGGCACTGGGCCTTCACTATCTGGAGCTTGCCTTCGCTGTCGATGCCCATGATGCGTCCGCGGCGGCTGTTGAAGTCGCCCATGACGTCTCCGAGGCACTCCTCGGGCACCGTGACCTCGACATTCATCACCGGCTCCATAAGGATCGGGTTCGCCTGCTCCATACACTTCTTGAAGGCGATCGAGGCCGCTATCTTAAAGGCCATTTCCGAAGAGTCAACGTCGTGATACGAGCCGTCGAAGATCGCGCAGGAGAAGTCCGTCGCCGGATAACCCGCGAGGAATCCGCGCGCCGCCGCCTCGCGGAGACCCTTCTCCGCCGCGGGGATATAGTTCTTCGGCACCACGCCGCCGACCACCCTGTCGATGAACTCGATGCCCGCGTTCTTATCGAGCGGCGCGAGCTCAAACCAGACGTCGCCGTACTGGCCGCGTCCGCCGGACTGCTTCTTGTGCTTGCCCTGGGCGCTGGCCTTCTTCTTTATCGTCTCGCGGTAGGGCACCTTCGGCGTGCGGGTGTCGAGATCCACCTTATAGCGCTCCTTGATCTTCGAGAGCATGATATCGAGGTGCA
This genomic interval carries:
- a CDS encoding MFS transporter; the protein is MKDNRQIFLIFLAYYGITCVTNIYFLFGPFYERMGASPQAVGLFLSIFYMVMLLCRPIGSVVMERLDIRRSLIGSSLLCVAMAAGIALSLNSPLLLLFFRAMLGVSVSVFVVATVAAQSILLDERSRGIGFALFTTGSMLPLATVVPFSEWLLHHNFNELYIWFPALTALACAAVSCFVKDLSYSGKAEKQWGRYSDLFKVKGVKALLFTAATMSLADAMMISMASLANARSVSVSYFMIASAFAAVLIRTVGFRLIAGIPRVRLAAPAAALMGFALLGLSFSSTSSMFVLFGLLFGVGIGIGFPTDLALVGDMLPAAYHPKATGLVLLVIDSGWMISPLVYGCFSPYLGVSNTFRVMGLAVFAAASMLYLRYWLPVAQGKLKIGGEC